Proteins encoded together in one Telopea speciosissima isolate NSW1024214 ecotype Mountain lineage chromosome 4, Tspe_v1, whole genome shotgun sequence window:
- the LOC122658578 gene encoding uncharacterized protein LOC122658578 isoform X1, protein MAKRSDISQKLLDDLRMRKEKMAMSHTSSYSNQMSRGGNSRKPMQGSRTVYNRETTSSSMGDQNKWFSTSHNRPVIKEGASKEIVPLGRAQNSSHIGDLSMALAFALENGGTLRQLTSSDNRMLGFLRHIGRSVDFVQMDRSSSSLVRTRPSNSHFPNLSHLHIKEISKGAQKLNQILNACSNGLNFDRYSMDIGKELLKGAMELEESLRMLVNLQEASQYMISSQRKQRIRLLEDEDEDDDETTIEVNHHRQVNGPKFSFKGPTRSSPEDAQEVTKITLLKQRLLALSYSTEAAQFSSNNHNSTTYSSSVSQRRSVSCGLDSSTLTASSEPMKHSNTSHSKTGTGRIPNVIAKLMGLEELPPNTNPKNGAEKDKVLKPEKIRKDAKQITEGRVRKEERTLLENKSQSERTQTPRPQGLHANIRTTPGSSLGPGANKILVPHIGSLEFMFHEETPQLRDRKDLENLNQISTPKPAAKINSLQMNTNQLSKTIGIQQDRHGKERKEEKPNPRYWKTIRKGVNSEAFLDDLQRMVPQAKKHQEAVDYKQDKGMEKQHHKEKKNADNFNMSSNQQKAPHKSGSQQPRQFESQSAMLHEDEIRRHNTKGKLQVNNPKGSGTVLKNSLKSYHGKTNLQKKLPRTNHSTAGDRIPKEAFDKMPTEGSHKKSHSDDLISDGIATNHKLSIDSPDESSEARADNDVKRISSQWMLSEAMHVQLRQEKLGSRDMHKRVNSQKRDGKVHEVVTRKNRSTNNTGQPLKQQISVLQLLKQRKAEETHKSKEAEISIDMSRKAKASKPMNLVPHETGEPSSTFNNPVGDSCQSQREMGATAPHAITNDKTSGVSNSLRDLEPMLEKDEAVPSYSMSVQLKVPNEKNMLGIFNSSQLEHQKSFGEHSLLKENENHLKQTLLRSQIFLNTAEALFGLLIPIDILHSSANTCKDDDSKIVLDCCYEVMKRKGRRKELTYYPCVRISVRSVKLKSLDDLVKELQEDLEELKFINQDSGNENDTALYLHSMLERDIQNKNPDLNCMWDFGWSETMLGYFEKVEVIRDVEKFVLNGLIDEILEDIL, encoded by the exons ATGGCAAAGAGATCAGATATATCCCAGAAGCTCCTGGATGATCTAAGGATGCGGAAGGAAAAGATGGCAATGTCTCATACATCAAGCTATTCAAACCAGATGTCCAGAG GTGGAAACTCCAGAAAACCCATGCAAGGATCGCGAACAGTATACAATCGTGAAACA ACTAGTTCTTCAATGGGAGACCAGAACAAATGGTTTAGTACTTCACATAACAGACCAGTAATCAAAGAGGGAGCATCAAAAGAGATTGTTCCATTGGGGAGAGCTCAGAACTCTTCTCATATTGGGGATCTATCGATGGCACTTGCTTTTGCACTTGAAAATGGTGGCACTCTGAGACAACTGACATCCTCAGACAACCGGATGTTGGGTTTCCTGCGTCATATTGGGAGATCAGTAGATTTTGTGCAAATGGacaggagcagcagcagcttaGTTAGGACTAGACCTTCAAACAGTCATTTCCCTAATCTTTCTCATCTCCACATTAAAGAAATATCAAAAGGTGCCCAGAAGTTAAACCAGATCCTCAATGCCTGCTCCAATGGCCTTAATTTTGACAGATACTCCATGGATATTGGAAAGGAGCTACTAAAGGGAGCCATGGAATTGGAAGAGTCACTAAGAATGCTTGTAAATCTGCAAGAAGCTTCACAGTACATGATCAGTTCACAGAGAAAACAACGAATCAGATTGCTCgaggatgaagatgaagatgacgaTGAGACCACTATCGAAGTAAACCATCATAGGCAAGTGAACGGTCCAAAGTTCTCTTTCAAAGGGCCCACCCGAAGCTCTCCTGAAGATGCCCAAGAGGTCACAAAGATCACCCTCCTTAAGCAACGACTACTTGCTCTATCATACTCTACAGAAGCAGCTCAATTCAGCTCCAATAACCACAATTCAACCACCTATTCCAGTTCAGTGTCTCAAAGGAGATCAGTCAGCTGTGGTCTAGATTCAAGCACTCTTACTGCATCATCAGAACCCATGAAGCACTCAAATACATCTCATTCAAAAACTGGGACAGGGCGAATCCCAAATGTTATTGCAAAACTAATGGGACTTGAAGAACTTCCACCGAACACAAACCCAAAGAATGGAGCAGAGAAAGACAAAGTCTTGAAGccagaaaaaataagaaaggatGCAAAGCAAATTACAGAGGGAAGGgtcagaaaagaagaaaggactCTTTTGGAGAACAAGAGTCAATCCGAAAGGACCCAAACACCTAGGCCACAGGGGTTACATGCAAACATCCGTACAACTCCAGGAAGCAGCCTTGGTCCTGGAGCAAACAAAATCCTGGTGCCTCACATTGGCAGCCTTGAATTCATGTTTCATGAAGAAACACCACAATTGAGGGACCGGAAAGATCTGGAAAATTTGAACCAAATATCAACCCCGAAGCCTGCCGCCAAAATCAATAGTCTGCAGATGAACACAAACCAGTTGAGCAAAACTATTGGAATTCAACAAGACAGACatggaaaggagagaaaggaggagaaacCCAATCCCAGGTATTGGAAAACAATACGGAAAGGTGTAAATAGTGAAGCATTCTTAGATGACTTGCAGAGGATGGTACCACAAGCGAAAAAGCACCAAGAAGCTGTTGATTATAAGCAAGACAAAGGAATGGAGAAACAACatcataaagaaaagaaaaatgctgACAATTTTAATATGTCGAGCAATCAACAAAAGGCCCCACATAAGAGTGGATCTCAGCAGCCTCGACAATTTGAATCCCAAAGTGCAATGCTTCATGAGGATGAGATAAGGAGACACAACACAAAAGGCAAGTTGCAAGTGAACAATCCCAAGGGTAGTGGAACAGTGTTGAAAAATTCACTGAAATCTTACCATGGCAAAACAAATTTGCAAAAGAAGCTGCCACGTACCAATCACAGCACAGCTGGAGACAGAATCCCCAAAGAAGCTTTTGACAAAATGCCAACTGAAGGATCTCACAAGAAAAGCCACAGTGACGATCTCATCAGTGATGGAATTGCCACAAACCATAAACTCAGCATTGACTCACCGGATGAAAGTTCAGAAGCACGAGCTGATAATGATGTCAAAAGAATTTCTTCTCAATGGATGCTTTCAGAGGCTATGCATGTGCAACTAAGACAGGAGAAGTTAGGTAGCAGAGACATGCATAAAAGAGTCAACTCCcaaaagagagatggaaaagtTCATGAAGTGGTGACCCGAAAAAATAGATCAACCAACAATACAGGTCAACCATTGAAGCAACAGATTTCAGTATTACAACTACTAAAACAGAGAAAAGCAGAAGAGACCCACAAGTCCAAAGAAGCAGAAATAAGCATTGACATGTCCAGGAAAGCAAAAGCCAGCAAACCAATGAATTTGGTACCACATGAAACGGGGGAACCGAGTTCCACCTTCAACAATCCTGTAGGAGACAGCTGCCAAAGTCAGAGAGAAATGGGTGCAACAGCTCCACATGCCATT ACCAATGACAAAACCTCAGGAGTTTCAAATTCTCTACGAGATCTTGAACCCATGCTTGAAAAAGATGAAGCAGTGCCATCCTACTCCATGTCAGTTCAGCTCAAAG TTCCAAATGAAAAAAACATGCTAGGTATCTTTAACTCCTCACAACTGGAGCACCAGAAAAGCTTTGGGGAACACAGTTTGctaaaggaaaatgaaaatcatCTCAAGCAGACACTACTGAGAAGCCAAATATTCCTCAATACAGCGGAGGCACTTTTTGGACTTCTGATTCCTATCGACATCCTCCATTCCAGTGCTAACACATGCAAAGATGATGACAGCAAGATAGTTTTAGACTGTTGCTATGAAgtgatgaaaagaaaaggcAGAAGAAAAGAGCTCACATATTATCCTTGTGTAAGGATATCTGTCAGGTCAGTGAAGCTGAAAAGCTTGGATGATTTGGTTAAAGAGTTGCAGGAAGATCTAGAAGAGTTGAAATTCATCAATCAGGATAGCGGTAATGAAAATGACACTGCCCTCTACCTACATAGCATGCTTGAGAGAGACATTCAAAATAAGAATCCAGATTTGAACTGTATGTGGGATTTTGGATGGAGTGAAACAATGCTCGGATATTTTGAAAAAGTAGAAGTTATACGGGATGTGGAGAAGTTTGTGCTCAATGGACTCATAGATGAGATTCTGGAAGATATTTTGTAA
- the LOC122658578 gene encoding uncharacterized protein LOC122658578 isoform X2 yields MAKRSDISQKLLDDLRMRKEKMAMSHTSSYSNQMSRGGNSRKPMQGSRTVYNRETTSSSMGDQNKWFSTSHNRPVIKEGASKEIVPLGRAQNSSHIGDLSMALAFALENGGTLRQLTSSDNRMLGFLRHIGRSVDFVQMDRSSSSLVRTRPSNSHFPNLSHLHIKEISKGAQKLNQILNACSNGLNFDRYSMDIGKELLKGAMELEESLRMLVNLQEASQYMISSQRKQRIRLLEDEDEDDDETTIEVNHHRQVNGPKFSFKGPTRSSPEDAQEVTKITLLKQRLLALSYSTEAAQFSSNNHNSTTYSSSVSQRRSVSCGLDSSTLTASSEPMKHSNTSHSKTGTGRIPNVIAKLMGLEELPPNTNPKNGAEKDKVLKPEKIRKDAKQITEGRVRKEERTLLENKSQSERTQTPRPQGLHANIRTTPGSSLGPGANKILVPHIGSLEFMFHEETPQLRDRKDLENLNQISTPKPAAKINSLQMNTNQLSKTIGIQQDRHGKERKEEKPNPRYWKTIRKGVNSEAFLDDLQRMVPQAKKHQEAVDYKQDKGMEKQHHKEKKNADNFNMSSNQQKAPHKSGSQLHEDEIRRHNTKGKLQVNNPKGSGTVLKNSLKSYHGKTNLQKKLPRTNHSTAGDRIPKEAFDKMPTEGSHKKSHSDDLISDGIATNHKLSIDSPDESSEARADNDVKRISSQWMLSEAMHVQLRQEKLGSRDMHKRVNSQKRDGKVHEVVTRKNRSTNNTGQPLKQQISVLQLLKQRKAEETHKSKEAEISIDMSRKAKASKPMNLVPHETGEPSSTFNNPVGDSCQSQREMGATAPHAITNDKTSGVSNSLRDLEPMLEKDEAVPSYSMSVQLKVPNEKNMLGIFNSSQLEHQKSFGEHSLLKENENHLKQTLLRSQIFLNTAEALFGLLIPIDILHSSANTCKDDDSKIVLDCCYEVMKRKGRRKELTYYPCVRISVRSVKLKSLDDLVKELQEDLEELKFINQDSGNENDTALYLHSMLERDIQNKNPDLNCMWDFGWSETMLGYFEKVEVIRDVEKFVLNGLIDEILEDIL; encoded by the exons ATGGCAAAGAGATCAGATATATCCCAGAAGCTCCTGGATGATCTAAGGATGCGGAAGGAAAAGATGGCAATGTCTCATACATCAAGCTATTCAAACCAGATGTCCAGAG GTGGAAACTCCAGAAAACCCATGCAAGGATCGCGAACAGTATACAATCGTGAAACA ACTAGTTCTTCAATGGGAGACCAGAACAAATGGTTTAGTACTTCACATAACAGACCAGTAATCAAAGAGGGAGCATCAAAAGAGATTGTTCCATTGGGGAGAGCTCAGAACTCTTCTCATATTGGGGATCTATCGATGGCACTTGCTTTTGCACTTGAAAATGGTGGCACTCTGAGACAACTGACATCCTCAGACAACCGGATGTTGGGTTTCCTGCGTCATATTGGGAGATCAGTAGATTTTGTGCAAATGGacaggagcagcagcagcttaGTTAGGACTAGACCTTCAAACAGTCATTTCCCTAATCTTTCTCATCTCCACATTAAAGAAATATCAAAAGGTGCCCAGAAGTTAAACCAGATCCTCAATGCCTGCTCCAATGGCCTTAATTTTGACAGATACTCCATGGATATTGGAAAGGAGCTACTAAAGGGAGCCATGGAATTGGAAGAGTCACTAAGAATGCTTGTAAATCTGCAAGAAGCTTCACAGTACATGATCAGTTCACAGAGAAAACAACGAATCAGATTGCTCgaggatgaagatgaagatgacgaTGAGACCACTATCGAAGTAAACCATCATAGGCAAGTGAACGGTCCAAAGTTCTCTTTCAAAGGGCCCACCCGAAGCTCTCCTGAAGATGCCCAAGAGGTCACAAAGATCACCCTCCTTAAGCAACGACTACTTGCTCTATCATACTCTACAGAAGCAGCTCAATTCAGCTCCAATAACCACAATTCAACCACCTATTCCAGTTCAGTGTCTCAAAGGAGATCAGTCAGCTGTGGTCTAGATTCAAGCACTCTTACTGCATCATCAGAACCCATGAAGCACTCAAATACATCTCATTCAAAAACTGGGACAGGGCGAATCCCAAATGTTATTGCAAAACTAATGGGACTTGAAGAACTTCCACCGAACACAAACCCAAAGAATGGAGCAGAGAAAGACAAAGTCTTGAAGccagaaaaaataagaaaggatGCAAAGCAAATTACAGAGGGAAGGgtcagaaaagaagaaaggactCTTTTGGAGAACAAGAGTCAATCCGAAAGGACCCAAACACCTAGGCCACAGGGGTTACATGCAAACATCCGTACAACTCCAGGAAGCAGCCTTGGTCCTGGAGCAAACAAAATCCTGGTGCCTCACATTGGCAGCCTTGAATTCATGTTTCATGAAGAAACACCACAATTGAGGGACCGGAAAGATCTGGAAAATTTGAACCAAATATCAACCCCGAAGCCTGCCGCCAAAATCAATAGTCTGCAGATGAACACAAACCAGTTGAGCAAAACTATTGGAATTCAACAAGACAGACatggaaaggagagaaaggaggagaaacCCAATCCCAGGTATTGGAAAACAATACGGAAAGGTGTAAATAGTGAAGCATTCTTAGATGACTTGCAGAGGATGGTACCACAAGCGAAAAAGCACCAAGAAGCTGTTGATTATAAGCAAGACAAAGGAATGGAGAAACAACatcataaagaaaagaaaaatgctgACAATTTTAATATGTCGAGCAATCAACAAAAGGCCCCACATAAGAGTGGATCTCA GCTTCATGAGGATGAGATAAGGAGACACAACACAAAAGGCAAGTTGCAAGTGAACAATCCCAAGGGTAGTGGAACAGTGTTGAAAAATTCACTGAAATCTTACCATGGCAAAACAAATTTGCAAAAGAAGCTGCCACGTACCAATCACAGCACAGCTGGAGACAGAATCCCCAAAGAAGCTTTTGACAAAATGCCAACTGAAGGATCTCACAAGAAAAGCCACAGTGACGATCTCATCAGTGATGGAATTGCCACAAACCATAAACTCAGCATTGACTCACCGGATGAAAGTTCAGAAGCACGAGCTGATAATGATGTCAAAAGAATTTCTTCTCAATGGATGCTTTCAGAGGCTATGCATGTGCAACTAAGACAGGAGAAGTTAGGTAGCAGAGACATGCATAAAAGAGTCAACTCCcaaaagagagatggaaaagtTCATGAAGTGGTGACCCGAAAAAATAGATCAACCAACAATACAGGTCAACCATTGAAGCAACAGATTTCAGTATTACAACTACTAAAACAGAGAAAAGCAGAAGAGACCCACAAGTCCAAAGAAGCAGAAATAAGCATTGACATGTCCAGGAAAGCAAAAGCCAGCAAACCAATGAATTTGGTACCACATGAAACGGGGGAACCGAGTTCCACCTTCAACAATCCTGTAGGAGACAGCTGCCAAAGTCAGAGAGAAATGGGTGCAACAGCTCCACATGCCATT ACCAATGACAAAACCTCAGGAGTTTCAAATTCTCTACGAGATCTTGAACCCATGCTTGAAAAAGATGAAGCAGTGCCATCCTACTCCATGTCAGTTCAGCTCAAAG TTCCAAATGAAAAAAACATGCTAGGTATCTTTAACTCCTCACAACTGGAGCACCAGAAAAGCTTTGGGGAACACAGTTTGctaaaggaaaatgaaaatcatCTCAAGCAGACACTACTGAGAAGCCAAATATTCCTCAATACAGCGGAGGCACTTTTTGGACTTCTGATTCCTATCGACATCCTCCATTCCAGTGCTAACACATGCAAAGATGATGACAGCAAGATAGTTTTAGACTGTTGCTATGAAgtgatgaaaagaaaaggcAGAAGAAAAGAGCTCACATATTATCCTTGTGTAAGGATATCTGTCAGGTCAGTGAAGCTGAAAAGCTTGGATGATTTGGTTAAAGAGTTGCAGGAAGATCTAGAAGAGTTGAAATTCATCAATCAGGATAGCGGTAATGAAAATGACACTGCCCTCTACCTACATAGCATGCTTGAGAGAGACATTCAAAATAAGAATCCAGATTTGAACTGTATGTGGGATTTTGGATGGAGTGAAACAATGCTCGGATATTTTGAAAAAGTAGAAGTTATACGGGATGTGGAGAAGTTTGTGCTCAATGGACTCATAGATGAGATTCTGGAAGATATTTTGTAA
- the LOC122658580 gene encoding cytochrome P450 90B1-like has translation MSVTELLLLLPTAIVALIISWNFIRTKRRRTHNLPPGNMGWPFLGETIGYLKSHSATSTGKFMEQHISRFGKIYKSNLFGEPTIVSADAGLNRYILQNEGRLFECSYPRSIGGILGKWSMLVLVGDMHRDMRMISLNFMSNFRLRTHLLPEVERHTLLVLRSWKENSLFSAQDEAKKFTFNLMAKHIMSMDPGKPETEQLKREYITFMKGVVSAPLNFPGTAYWKALQSRTTILKVIERKMEERIPKRNDFDECERVEDDLLGWVLKNSNLSTEQILDLILSLLFAGHETSSVAISLAIYFLQGCPKAVEQLREEHDEIRRAKQEPGDFGLNWDDYRRMEFTQCVINETLRLGNVVRFVHRKALKDVRYKGYDIPRGWKVLPVFASVHLDPSMYDQPQHFNPWRWQTTGGRGSASSTPSVTTSNYFMPFGGGPRLCAGSELAKLEMAVFIHHLVLNFHWELAEPDHPLAFPFVDFPKGLPIKVHHLHNHNHHDPIQE, from the exons ATGTCTGTAACAGAGCTACTTCTCTTGCTTCCCACAGCAATTGTAGCTCTTATTATCTCATGGAATTTTATCagaaccaagagaagaagaacacatAATCTTCCACCGGGAAATATGGGTTGGCCTTTTCTCGGCGAAACAATTGGTTATTTAAAGTCTCACTCTGCTACTTCTACCGGAAAATTCATGGAGCAACACATTTCAAG GTTTGGAAAAATATACAAATCGAATCTATTCGGTGAGCCTACAATAGTATCGGCAGATGCAGGGCTTAATCGATATATATTACAGAACGAAGGAAGATTATTCGAATGTAGTTATCCAAGAAGCATTGGAGGGATTCTTGGGAAATGGTCGATGTTGGTTCTGGTTGGAGATATGCATAGAGATATGAGAATGATTTCTCTCAATTTTATGAGCAATTTTAGGCTTCGAACTCATCTGTTACCTGAAGTCGAGAGacataccttgctggttctacGATCTTGGAAGGAGAATTCCTTGTTCTCTGCTCAAGATGAAGCAAAGAAG TTCACTTTCAATTTAATGGCGAAACATATTATGAGTATGGATCCAGGGAAGCCAGAAACAGAGCAGTTGAAACGAGAGTACATTACGTTCATGAAAGGCGTTGTTTCAGCTCCTTTGAATTTTCCTGGTACAGCTTATTGGAAAGCCTTACAG TCGAGAACGACTATTCTTAAAGTAATCGAGCGTAAAATGGAGGAAAGAATCCCGAAGAGAAATGATTTTGATGAATGCGAGAGAGTAGAAGATGATCTTCTTGGTTGGGTATTGAAGAATTCAAACCTTTCTACAGAGCAGATTCTTGATCTCATACTAAGCTTGCTTTTTGCCGGTCATGAAACTTCTTCTGTTGCAATTTCTTTGGCTATCTACTTCCTGCAAGGTTGCCCCAAAGCAGTCGAACAATTAAGG GAAGAACACGATGAGATCAGAAGAGCTAAGCAAGAACCTGGAGATTTTGGATTGAATTGGGACGATTACAGAAGAATGGAGTTTACACAATGT GTTATTAATGAAACACTTAGGCTTGGAAACGTGGTTAGATTCGTACACAGAAAAGCTCTCAAAGATGTTAGATACAAAG GGTATGACATTCCAAGAGGGTGGAAAGTTCTTCCGGTGTTTGCTTCGGTTCATCTGGATCCTTCGATGTATGACCAGCCTCAACACTTCAATCCATGGAGATGGCAG ACCACTGGTGGTAGGGGAAGTGCATCATCCACTCCGAGCGTGACGACGAGCAACTACTTCATGCCGTTCGGGGGTGGACCACGACTTTGCGCCGGCTCAGAACTAGCCAAGTTGGAGATGGCCGTGTTCATTCATCACTTGGTCCTCAATTTCCATTGGGAATTAGCAGAACCTGATCATCCTCTTGCCTTTCCATTCGTCGATTTCCCCAAAGGCCTCCCAATCAAGGTCCACCACCTCCACAACCACAACCACCATGATCCAATACAAGAATAA